One segment of Diaphorobacter sp. HDW4B DNA contains the following:
- a CDS encoding LysR substrate-binding domain-containing protein, whose amino-acid sequence MLRNRIPPMAALIAFEAAARHESFTLAARELFLTESAISRQINALESNLNIRLFVRVKQRVVLTRAGRLYSEQIRASLRAIERDTLSISAHGSGDGSLELAVLPTFALEWLIPRLPGFYEKHPQIRVNMGVRSNPFSFNEEHFEAAIHHGKPVWPWATSELLFGEEMVVIARKDLIGNSIRKASDLLKFPLLFSTTRQESWRQWFDAAKLPQDTVPERSVGFEQHSMMIRAAESGLGIALVPEFFVPKTAWDNGVVRAHPLSIPAEDSYYLVYPNNMRHSGPLEAFRAWILDEAQRFAQTLPPRSQGIS is encoded by the coding sequence ATGCTTCGCAATCGAATTCCACCAATGGCCGCATTGATCGCATTCGAGGCCGCTGCACGCCATGAAAGCTTCACGCTTGCTGCACGGGAACTCTTTCTGACGGAAAGCGCGATCTCACGGCAGATCAATGCACTGGAGTCCAACCTCAACATCCGTTTGTTCGTGCGCGTCAAGCAGCGCGTAGTGCTGACCAGAGCCGGGCGCCTGTACAGCGAACAGATCAGAGCATCACTGCGTGCCATCGAACGCGACACGCTGTCCATCTCGGCGCACGGCAGTGGCGACGGCAGCCTGGAGCTGGCCGTGCTGCCCACGTTTGCGCTGGAATGGTTGATTCCTCGCCTGCCGGGCTTCTACGAGAAGCATCCGCAGATCCGCGTGAACATGGGCGTGCGGTCCAACCCGTTCTCGTTCAACGAGGAGCATTTCGAAGCCGCCATTCACCACGGCAAACCCGTCTGGCCCTGGGCGACCTCGGAGTTGCTGTTCGGCGAGGAAATGGTGGTGATTGCACGCAAGGACCTGATCGGAAACAGCATCCGCAAGGCATCTGACCTGCTCAAGTTTCCACTGCTGTTTTCGACCACACGTCAAGAGTCTTGGCGGCAATGGTTCGACGCGGCCAAACTTCCGCAGGACACGGTGCCCGAGCGCAGTGTTGGCTTCGAGCAGCACTCCATGATGATCCGCGCTGCGGAATCAGGACTCGGCATCGCGCTGGTGCCAGAGTTCTTCGTGCCCAAGACAGCCTGGGACAACGGCGTAGTGCGGGCACATCCGCTGTCCATACCCGCAGAAGATTCGTATTACCTCGTCTACCCCAACAACATGCGCCACAGCGGGCCGTTGGAGGCCTTCCGTGCATGGATTCTCGACGAGGCCCAGCGCTTTGCGCAGACCCTGCCACCACGCTCGCAGGGCATCTCCTGA
- a CDS encoding NAD-dependent succinate-semialdehyde dehydrogenase: MTYPDTELFIDGVWRAASDGATLPVANPATGTQIGRVARASLADLEGALAAAQRGFETWRSMTAVERGRILRQAAILVRERADRIALILTQEQGKPMAEAKGETLAAADILDWFADEGMRVYGRVVPSRRDPAIRQTVVRDPLGPVAAFTPWNFPINQLVLKLAPALAAGCSVIAKAAEETPAAPAALVAALADAGLPKGVLGLVYGDPAEISSHLIVHPVIRKVTFTGSTSVGKQLAALAGAHMKRVTMELGGHAPVIVCEDANLELAVKSAGFAKFRNAGQVCISPTRFLVHESLVRPFSEALARHAQAVKVGNGLEPQTEMGPLANPRRVSAMAELVGDAERAGAKLLTGGKRIGDVGNFWSPTVLTDVPLNARVFNEEPFGPIAAIRSFNYLDDAIAEANRLPYGLAGYGFTESLKNADLLGRKVEVGMMWLNMPASTSPELPFGGMKDSGYGSEGGPEALEAYLSVRSVVVRNA; this comes from the coding sequence ATGACCTATCCAGATACAGAACTCTTCATCGACGGCGTATGGCGAGCGGCATCCGACGGTGCGACGCTGCCGGTCGCCAACCCTGCCACCGGCACCCAGATCGGCCGCGTGGCACGGGCCAGTCTGGCTGATCTCGAAGGCGCGCTGGCGGCGGCCCAACGTGGCTTCGAAACGTGGCGCAGCATGACTGCTGTGGAGCGGGGCCGAATCCTGCGACAGGCGGCGATCCTGGTGCGTGAACGTGCGGACCGAATTGCACTCATACTGACGCAGGAGCAGGGCAAGCCCATGGCGGAAGCCAAAGGCGAAACACTGGCGGCAGCCGACATCCTTGACTGGTTTGCAGACGAAGGCATGCGCGTCTATGGACGGGTTGTTCCGTCACGGCGCGATCCGGCCATCCGGCAGACGGTGGTCCGCGATCCGCTGGGACCGGTGGCAGCGTTCACACCCTGGAATTTCCCGATCAACCAGCTGGTTCTCAAGCTGGCGCCGGCACTAGCTGCGGGGTGCTCCGTGATTGCCAAGGCTGCGGAGGAAACGCCCGCGGCGCCAGCAGCTCTGGTGGCCGCACTGGCAGACGCCGGGTTGCCGAAAGGCGTGCTGGGGCTGGTCTACGGCGATCCGGCCGAGATATCCAGCCATCTCATCGTGCATCCCGTGATTCGCAAAGTCACGTTCACCGGATCGACCAGCGTGGGCAAGCAGTTGGCGGCGCTGGCAGGTGCGCACATGAAGCGCGTGACCATGGAATTGGGAGGCCATGCGCCGGTGATCGTTTGTGAGGATGCGAACCTTGAACTGGCAGTGAAGTCGGCCGGGTTTGCCAAGTTCCGCAACGCAGGACAGGTCTGCATTTCTCCGACGCGGTTTCTGGTCCACGAGAGTCTCGTGCGCCCCTTCTCGGAAGCACTCGCGCGTCACGCACAGGCGGTGAAGGTCGGCAATGGACTGGAGCCGCAAACAGAAATGGGTCCTCTCGCCAATCCTCGACGCGTTTCTGCCATGGCCGAGCTGGTAGGCGACGCCGAACGAGCCGGAGCCAAGTTGCTCACGGGCGGCAAGCGCATCGGAGACGTTGGCAATTTTTGGTCGCCCACGGTGCTGACGGACGTACCACTCAACGCGAGGGTCTTCAATGAAGAGCCCTTCGGGCCGATTGCCGCCATCCGCAGCTTCAACTATCTGGATGACGCCATCGCCGAAGCCAATCGCCTGCCATACGGGCTTGCGGGCTACGGTTTCACCGAGTCGCTGAAGAATGCCGATCTGCTTGGACGCAAGGTCGAGGTGGGAATGATGTGGCTGAACATGCCCGCCTCCACCAGCCCGGAACTGCCATTCGGCGGCATGAAAGACTCGGGATACGGATCCGAAGGTGGGCCGGAAGCACTCGAGGCGTACCTGAGCGTTCGCTCGGTGGTGGTGCGCAATGCTTGA
- a CDS encoding PLP-dependent aminotransferase family protein has translation MAFYNFSSVYSNPKGSPIRALYKHLSEPGMISFAGGYPDPQLFDVEGLRQASERAFDNSKACLEYGATDGTPRLKDEIVRLMHARGVSAQPENIIVTTGSQQAFDLILRVMVEKGDRVLVEQPTYSTNIQAVHAYQASVQSVPVTADGLDVLELERLLSSASVSGQLPKLLYTIPNFSNPSGATMTRERRIRLLQLAVQYQLLLVEDDPYGGLRFKGDAVPSLMALASEVPGAQDWVVHLSSLSKIVAPGLRVGWAVAPVEILRRCSVAKQSADVGSSPWTQNIAAEYLSGGRLEKHLSHICAAYGAKCRALADGLRRELGEELAFHEPSGGMFIWARLTGAVTASELLQQAIARGVMFVPGEGFQVDAADPFSLRLSFATPTLDEVATGTRRLGEALADTQARKSPQTLLA, from the coding sequence ATGGCCTTCTACAACTTCTCTTCCGTTTACTCCAACCCCAAGGGATCGCCTATTCGTGCGCTCTACAAACATCTCAGCGAGCCCGGCATGATCTCGTTTGCCGGCGGCTACCCTGACCCGCAACTCTTCGATGTGGAAGGGCTGCGTCAGGCTTCAGAGCGAGCGTTCGATAACAGCAAGGCCTGCCTCGAATACGGTGCGACAGACGGCACGCCGCGACTGAAAGACGAGATCGTGCGGCTGATGCATGCGAGGGGCGTGAGCGCCCAGCCAGAGAACATCATCGTGACGACGGGATCTCAACAGGCCTTTGATCTGATTTTGCGGGTGATGGTGGAGAAGGGCGACAGGGTCCTCGTCGAGCAACCGACCTATTCGACCAACATCCAGGCAGTCCATGCGTATCAGGCCAGCGTTCAATCGGTTCCCGTGACTGCGGATGGTCTGGATGTACTGGAGCTGGAACGCCTGCTTTCAAGCGCGAGCGTCTCGGGGCAGTTGCCGAAGCTGCTCTACACGATCCCCAATTTCAGCAACCCCTCGGGAGCGACCATGACGCGCGAGCGGCGCATTCGCTTGCTGCAGTTGGCCGTTCAGTACCAGCTCCTGCTTGTGGAAGACGACCCGTATGGTGGTCTGCGCTTCAAGGGCGACGCCGTGCCTTCGTTGATGGCGCTGGCCAGCGAAGTGCCCGGCGCGCAGGATTGGGTGGTGCACCTGTCCAGTCTGTCGAAGATCGTTGCTCCAGGCCTGCGAGTGGGATGGGCCGTTGCTCCCGTTGAAATCCTCAGACGCTGCTCGGTGGCCAAGCAGAGCGCCGATGTGGGCAGTTCCCCTTGGACGCAGAACATTGCTGCGGAGTATCTGTCCGGCGGGCGACTGGAAAAGCATCTGTCGCATATTTGCGCGGCCTACGGTGCCAAGTGCCGCGCATTGGCCGATGGCCTGCGGCGAGAGTTGGGCGAGGAGTTGGCGTTTCACGAACCTTCGGGAGGCATGTTCATCTGGGCCCGTCTGACAGGGGCCGTCACCGCATCCGAATTGCTGCAGCAGGCCATCGCACGCGGCGTGATGTTTGTCCCTGGCGAAGGCTTTCAGGTGGATGCGGCAGACCCTTTCAGTTTGCGTCTGTCGTTTGCCACGCCGACGCTCGATGAGGTCGCAACGGGAACCCGCCGATTGGGCGAAGCGCTGGCAGATACACAGGCTCGCAAAAGCCCGCAGACGTTGCTTGCCTGA
- a CDS encoding M20 aminoacylase family protein — protein sequence MSHIPALRTELDASPLSAYLGPLVALRRDLHAHPELKFEEHRTADRIAAYLKALGVPIHRGLGGTGIVATIAGKGSAFGSSSRAIGIRADMDALPIQEMNVFDHRSQSDGRMHACGHDGHTAMLLGAATLLAQRPEFDGTVHLIFQPGEEGGAGARLMMEEGLFTMFPCEAVFALHNWPALPAGEMGVRVGPIMASANRFEIRVHGRGGHAALPHTTVDPIPVACAIVGQLQSLVSRGTDPLDSAVLTVGKIEAGTIENIIPDEAAIYGTCRTLSPQTLKRMLEGIERVATHVAAAHEARVTILWKPGYPSTCNSHHEARFMGEVMRELVGEKHAHPDVMPAMTAEDFGFMLEQIPGAYGFIGNGANGKPGVTLHSPSYDFNDDNIALGARFWERLVHRWFATSHKETP from the coding sequence ATGTCCCACATTCCCGCCCTCCGAACCGAGCTCGATGCATCCCCATTGTCTGCCTACCTTGGACCGTTGGTTGCATTGCGACGCGACTTGCATGCCCATCCCGAATTGAAGTTCGAAGAGCATCGAACGGCCGACAGGATTGCAGCCTACTTGAAGGCGCTCGGTGTGCCGATTCACAGGGGGCTTGGCGGCACGGGCATCGTCGCCACCATTGCAGGAAAAGGCTCGGCTTTTGGCTCCAGCTCCCGGGCGATCGGGATTCGCGCCGACATGGATGCGTTGCCAATCCAGGAAATGAACGTCTTTGATCACCGCAGCCAAAGCGACGGCCGGATGCACGCATGTGGACACGACGGGCACACAGCCATGCTGCTTGGCGCGGCCACGCTGCTGGCCCAGCGGCCGGAGTTCGATGGCACGGTGCACCTGATATTCCAGCCAGGCGAAGAAGGTGGTGCAGGCGCGCGGCTGATGATGGAGGAGGGGCTGTTCACTATGTTCCCCTGCGAGGCTGTGTTCGCACTGCATAACTGGCCAGCCTTGCCTGCGGGAGAAATGGGCGTGCGTGTGGGGCCGATCATGGCGTCTGCGAATCGCTTTGAGATCCGTGTGCATGGACGAGGAGGGCACGCAGCGCTTCCTCATACGACGGTGGATCCCATTCCTGTGGCTTGTGCCATCGTGGGGCAACTGCAATCGTTGGTCTCTCGTGGCACCGATCCGCTGGACAGTGCGGTACTTACGGTCGGAAAAATCGAGGCCGGGACCATTGAGAACATCATTCCAGACGAGGCTGCCATCTATGGCACTTGCCGCACGCTTTCACCACAGACCCTCAAGCGCATGCTCGAGGGTATCGAACGCGTTGCAACCCATGTGGCTGCAGCGCATGAGGCCAGAGTCACCATCCTGTGGAAGCCTGGCTATCCCAGCACCTGCAATTCACACCATGAAGCACGCTTCATGGGCGAGGTCATGCGGGAGCTGGTGGGTGAGAAGCATGCTCACCCGGATGTGATGCCAGCCATGACGGCGGAGGACTTTGGCTTCATGCTGGAGCAGATCCCCGGGGCCTACGGTTTCATTGGCAACGGTGCCAATGGAAAACCGGGGGTCACCTTGCACAGTCCTTCTTACGACTTCAACGACGACAACATCGCATTGGGGGCTCGCTTCTGGGAGCGTCTGGTGCACCGCTGGTTTGCAACTTCTCATAAGGAGACCCCATGA
- a CDS encoding acetolactate synthase large subunit, whose translation MNGAKSLVQTLLAAGIDTCFANPGTSEMHFVAALDQVPGMKCVLGLQENVVTGMADGYYRMARKPACTLLHCAPGLANGMGNLHNARRARSGMVNIVGDQAIYHRPFDAPLTGDTAGMAQTVSAWVRTSTSTEELGRDAVEAVHAASTYPGQIATLILPADVSWQEGGKVGNPMAATRPPSIDLGAVDRAAKILRDKDDVLLLMAGPAVMADGQKLAWRIAQATGAKVMASYVTSHLVRGQGNMQLERVPYNMEAAIQALKPFGHIILVNAAPPVGFFGYPGMPSVQHRSDAVFHTLSRPDQDPVEALAALAHALGAPDVRMPDPGPRPEVVRGAPTPEGLAQTLAALMPDNAIVSDESVSYGRGFYKFTHAAPAHDWLHLAGGAIGDGMPVATGAAMGAGKQRRVINLQADGSAMYSLQSLWTQAREQLPVTTIILNNSKYNILIGEYANVGATPGETAMSMLDLGNPSLDWVRLANGMGVEAARATTLEACADLMVSSFGRQTPFLIELMI comes from the coding sequence ATGAACGGAGCCAAGAGTCTGGTTCAGACATTGCTCGCAGCAGGCATTGACACCTGCTTCGCCAATCCCGGCACCAGCGAAATGCATTTCGTCGCGGCGCTGGATCAAGTGCCCGGCATGAAGTGCGTGCTGGGCTTGCAGGAAAACGTGGTCACGGGCATGGCTGATGGCTACTACCGGATGGCGCGCAAGCCCGCGTGTACGCTGCTGCACTGTGCACCGGGGCTGGCCAACGGCATGGGCAATCTGCACAACGCACGCCGAGCGCGCAGTGGCATGGTCAACATCGTCGGGGATCAGGCGATCTATCACCGTCCCTTCGATGCACCTCTGACGGGAGACACCGCAGGCATGGCGCAGACGGTCTCGGCCTGGGTGCGCACCAGTACCAGCACGGAAGAGCTTGGCCGCGATGCCGTCGAGGCGGTGCATGCTGCCTCGACTTATCCGGGTCAGATCGCCACCCTGATTCTGCCGGCCGATGTGTCCTGGCAGGAAGGTGGCAAGGTCGGCAACCCTATGGCAGCGACCCGGCCGCCGTCGATTGATCTGGGCGCGGTGGATCGTGCGGCCAAGATTCTGCGCGACAAGGACGATGTCTTGCTGCTGATGGCGGGACCGGCCGTGATGGCTGATGGCCAGAAGCTCGCATGGCGCATTGCGCAGGCCACCGGTGCAAAGGTGATGGCGAGCTATGTGACATCGCATCTGGTGCGTGGGCAAGGCAACATGCAACTGGAGCGCGTGCCCTACAACATGGAGGCGGCCATTCAGGCGCTCAAGCCATTTGGCCACATCATTCTGGTGAACGCTGCGCCGCCCGTTGGGTTCTTCGGATACCCGGGCATGCCTTCGGTCCAGCATCGCAGCGACGCGGTGTTTCATACGCTTTCACGCCCCGATCAGGATCCTGTCGAGGCCTTGGCAGCGCTGGCACACGCATTGGGCGCTCCGGATGTGCGCATGCCGGATCCCGGACCACGCCCCGAGGTCGTGCGCGGGGCACCCACACCGGAAGGTCTGGCACAGACGCTTGCGGCCCTGATGCCCGACAACGCCATCGTTTCCGATGAAAGCGTCTCCTATGGTCGAGGCTTCTACAAGTTCACGCACGCCGCACCCGCCCACGACTGGCTCCATCTTGCCGGTGGTGCGATTGGCGACGGCATGCCCGTGGCAACCGGAGCAGCAATGGGTGCGGGAAAGCAGCGCCGAGTGATCAACCTGCAGGCGGACGGCTCGGCCATGTACTCGCTGCAGTCCTTGTGGACACAGGCGCGCGAGCAATTGCCGGTGACGACCATCATCCTCAACAACAGCAAGTACAACATCCTCATTGGCGAGTATGCCAACGTCGGCGCAACCCCCGGCGAGACGGCAATGAGCATGCTGGATTTGGGCAACCCGTCGCTGGACTGGGTTCGACTCGCGAACGGCATGGGGGTCGAGGCCGCACGCGCGACCACGCTCGAGGCATGTGCCGATCTCATGGTGAGCAGTTTCGGAAGACAGACGCCGTTCCTCATCGAACTGATGATCTGA
- a CDS encoding tripartite tricarboxylate transporter substrate-binding protein, whose translation MKKYHHRLAFSSALIALAFMSVPSAQADDGKNPTRIVLGYAPGGAMDAFTRIVADGLKKHIDGPILVENKPGASARLALNHVKRQPPDGKTILISSAPLFTVFPYTYKNVGYDADKDVVPVAHLADIPLVLSVGTQQPYKTTKDYLEWVRKTPKDSGIGLVTLGGPTQFGIMSLNKAAGIDLIPTAYKGAAPMLTDEIGGVLPAGIDAVASKLELYKAGRIRFLGVSGRKRSTVAPEVPTLAESGAPGFEMASSWYAAFVPAGTPSDVVIKLEKALISVVNSKDVQEKLTKLGVEGTGLSKEELRQQILQQRKVWKPIIDESGFVAE comes from the coding sequence ATGAAAAAGTATCACCATCGCCTGGCATTCTCGTCCGCGTTGATTGCGCTGGCTTTCATGTCCGTACCGAGCGCTCAAGCGGACGATGGCAAGAATCCCACCCGTATCGTTCTTGGCTATGCGCCGGGAGGTGCGATGGATGCGTTCACAAGAATCGTGGCGGACGGGCTGAAGAAGCATATCGACGGCCCCATACTCGTCGAAAACAAGCCTGGAGCATCAGCCAGGCTGGCGCTCAATCATGTCAAACGGCAACCGCCAGATGGGAAAACCATCCTGATCTCCTCAGCGCCATTGTTCACGGTCTTCCCGTATACCTACAAAAACGTGGGATACGACGCGGACAAGGATGTGGTACCCGTGGCCCATCTTGCTGACATTCCGTTGGTCCTGTCGGTTGGCACGCAACAGCCCTACAAAACAACGAAAGACTATCTGGAGTGGGTGAGGAAGACACCAAAGGACTCAGGCATTGGATTGGTGACGCTGGGTGGGCCTACCCAATTCGGCATCATGTCACTGAACAAGGCCGCGGGGATTGACCTGATTCCCACAGCCTACAAAGGAGCTGCCCCCATGCTCACCGATGAAATCGGTGGAGTACTCCCGGCCGGAATTGACGCGGTCGCGAGCAAGCTGGAACTGTATAAAGCAGGTCGTATCCGCTTCCTTGGAGTGAGCGGAAGAAAGCGCAGTACTGTCGCTCCCGAAGTGCCGACCTTGGCGGAATCCGGTGCCCCCGGATTCGAAATGGCCTCCAGTTGGTATGCGGCATTTGTACCTGCTGGAACACCCAGTGATGTTGTTATCAAGCTGGAAAAGGCATTGATCAGCGTGGTCAACAGCAAAGACGTTCAAGAGAAACTGACGAAATTGGGCGTGGAAGGAACGGGACTCAGCAAAGAAGAGTTGCGGCAACAGATTCTGCAACAGCGAAAAGTCTGGAAGCCCATCATTGATGAGTCGGGCTTCGTGGCCGAATGA
- a CDS encoding aminotransferase class IV produces the protein MSDGSVQCRTVYLDGEWLPEDQAKVSIFDRGFVFADAIYEVTAVADGKLIDFDFHMARLERSLSALGIPMSLTAGECLELHKQICVRNGIVDGLIYMQITRGAQDRNFVIADGLRPTVVLFTQFRNVLANPKWKSGISVRTVPDGRWANRHVKTVQLLYSSMAKTQAVRDGFDDALFVEDGLITETCSANFHMVQSDGTLVTRGLSDALLHGVTRASILDIAAEAGIPTEQRAFSVVEAQRATEAFITDSVGMVTPVVSIDRVPIGEGVPGPVAQHLLHLYIDQKLKSGVRVS, from the coding sequence ATGAGCGATGGCAGTGTGCAATGCAGAACGGTGTATCTGGATGGCGAGTGGTTGCCGGAGGATCAGGCCAAGGTGTCCATCTTCGATCGGGGTTTTGTGTTTGCCGATGCGATCTATGAAGTGACGGCTGTGGCCGATGGCAAGCTGATCGATTTTGATTTCCATATGGCACGATTGGAGCGATCTCTGTCTGCTCTGGGCATTCCGATGTCTTTGACGGCAGGTGAATGTCTGGAGCTGCACAAGCAGATCTGTGTGCGCAATGGGATTGTGGATGGGCTGATCTACATGCAGATCACGCGCGGTGCGCAGGATCGAAATTTTGTGATCGCTGATGGGCTGCGGCCCACGGTGGTGTTGTTCACGCAGTTCAGAAACGTGCTGGCGAATCCGAAGTGGAAGAGCGGTATTTCCGTGCGCACGGTTCCCGATGGGCGATGGGCCAATCGCCACGTCAAGACAGTGCAGCTGCTGTACTCGTCCATGGCCAAGACGCAGGCCGTGCGTGATGGCTTTGACGATGCCTTGTTCGTCGAGGACGGGTTGATCACGGAGACATGCTCTGCCAATTTCCATATGGTGCAAAGCGACGGGACATTGGTCACGCGTGGCCTGTCCGATGCTCTGTTGCACGGCGTGACGCGTGCCAGCATTCTTGATATCGCCGCTGAAGCGGGCATTCCAACGGAACAACGAGCGTTTTCCGTGGTCGAGGCGCAGCGGGCGACGGAGGCTTTCATCACGGATTCCGTCGGCATGGTGACTCCGGTGGTATCCATCGACAGGGTTCCTATTGGAGAGGGCGTACCCGGGCCAGTGGCGCAACACTTGCTGCACCTTTATATCGATCAGAAGCTCAAAAGTGGTGTGCGTGTGAGCTGA